The Ptychodera flava strain L36383 chromosome 7, AS_Pfla_20210202, whole genome shotgun sequence DNA window ATTGTTATCTTTTTCCCTCTATAGCCTGTAAGCTGTTTAATGTCAACCCTCTTTTATGCTCTTCAGGCCAAAGATTTTGATCAAGAGGCAACATTTTTCGTCTATCTAAAACGATAATGAATATCATCAGAATTCTTTGAACATAGAAGCGAGCCCTCAAAGTATGGTACTTTCTGTTAATAGTCAGAACTGTACAAAGAGAACAGTAGTGTATTTCTTGTAGTTTCTCCCTGTATCTCAAGCATGTGTGAAACTTTTGGGGATAGATAGACTCATATTGGGAGGTGAGTTGTGTGCAACAATCTTAGCAGCCTCACCCTGAGAATTTGAACGTCTTGAAAAACACTACTACAAGGTGTACTTTCTCATAGAAGGAGACTATGCAGAGATTTAAATTGTTGTCAAAGATTTACTAGACACATGTACAACAACATGCTTGTGTTTACCCTTTCAGTGGTGAGACCCACAACATagaaagggtcaaaggtcataggttaTACCAGTCTGTGGCATGAACGATGTTTGAAAACTTTCTGTGAGCGTCTATATTTTCGCTTTGTCTAGACTACTTGTCAGTTGTGTTGTAAATGAAGCTTTACTTTCTGTCAAAAAGTTTATTTCTCCAGGGCTGTTATCTACAAAACAGAATACCGAAGAAGTTGATAGCATCATAAAATACAGTGTGTACATGCAGTGTCAAACTAAACTGTGTGTGATCTTTCCACATGGTGTAGTGtgagccaatgaaaagttatgtaACTCACATCAGCTCTGATGGTATGGGGATGTTTGTAACATGGATTTCTATTGACCAGACCAGCAGCATTGAATTGAAAACATGCTTGGATGAGtacatttaaatgtttcagtttaGGAAACAATATCAAGATATATCACTTCTTGTCAACTTAAAGAGAGGAAAACGTTTTTCTAAATGCTGTGACTTGAAAATCAACAAACTcctcaaaaaatgttttcatgggGAAAGAAAAATGGATATGTTTACCTGATTGATCCCTTGCAAACTGTTGCCAACctcatgctgttgattttccCCTCACTTTTTCAATGATAAGCACATAGTGCATCAAATTGGAGAGAGTTTTGTGTCAGCAATTTTAGGCCGTTCAATTAAGAGTTATGCGTCACTTTGCTGATTTGTTCCATCACaattttcatttacttttaaCAATCATTTAATAATTCTTTCTGTGTaaattttgtcttaaaaatgtACTCCAGAATTTGTCTTGACTTGATCCTCAGCCAATCACTGGTCTTGTCATCCGTTACCATCTCTTTTGCAATAAAAGATTCTGATTGGAACGTGAGTGCATATATCTTTGCTTCTGTGTGCTGGTCTGAAATCAAGCTGAATTATGGGATAGGCATCAGAAAGCCTTGAAGACTATTGAAGAGCTTGGGTTCCATCTTGTCTCATTCTGATTGGTGTTAAAGTCAAATCTTATCAGAAATCAATTCCTCAGTTGATGGATCGGGTTCCTCACATCGGCTGTGAATTTGAAAATGGGAAGACCGCATTCGGTGTCACGGTGCTTCTCCCATCTGTTGCCATGAATGATGCGGTAATACCTTCACAGTTTAGCAATCATGCTGCCGTCATTACCCAAAGGTCATTCACAGCATTCAGGTGTTAATGGCCGTGTTTCAGGAAACACTTGCAGCATCAGCCGTGACAACGTTGGCATGGAAACAGCTCCGGTGCCTTCCTATGCACTCGAAGAACATGTACATGTCACTTCTTATCGATATTACATTCTTCAAGAAGTGCCTTAAAATGATATGTCGTGTTATGTGGTTTCTTCCAGGTTATTTTCCAGAAATTTATAGTGTGAGATCTCAATCTCATCCTTCAGACTTGCTCTGTACTTCCTTATATGGTGTTGTTCAATGCACGCTGACATTGCGGCTGATAATGAAACGATGAATTAAATATCCtttgttgatttcatttcacaGCTTGAGATTGCACAATATTTGAATTCAGGAAAGGTCATGACCTGTAATTAATCACATGATATATAGTCACACCGCTACTGTTCTTGTATTGATTACATGTAAAAAGAGGGATTTTATGTGTTCTTGGACTTTTATTTTTGTAGTTCATTTTTCAACAGACTATTCTGAATTTGTCATAAACCATGATGAATATAAAGAAAACCAGCCTATCTCTGTCATCTAATTATAATCAGATCATTCTGTTTTCTCAGAAACATCTGGGCTATACAGTAACCTCGATGCAAGGTTGTGAAAAATCCAGACTCATTATTTCTACTGATTTGTTTCTTCACCAGGTGTACCCATATCAACCCAGACTCATAATTTCCACTGATTTGTTCCTTCACCAGGTGTACCCATATCAACCCAGTGGGGACCACAGGGCTACttctaccccatacagatagcACAGTTTGGGTTGAGTCACTACAGCAAGAACCTCACAGAACCCAAGCCCAGGGTGACTGTCTATGAGAATGGTGAAGGCCAAAGCTTACCCAAGTGGGTACTCTCCGATGCTAAGAGCCATGTAGAAAATATTTTGGATGAAGAAAAATCTTCTAGAGTTATAGAATTTATTACTCAGGgtaagtttgtgtgtgtgtggttttTCATAATGCACAAAAACGCATGGTGACTGCCGTATTTTGGTATTGTTTATTGGTTGCAATAACAAAGTTTGATCGCTGTTGATGGAAATGGAGTTAGAGGGTTGTGACTTTTTCTGAAGTGGTTACACAGTACACAATTGTCAGTTGCAATCAACTTGAGATCAGCTTTTTCAATTCCATGTATGAACACCTGAAGACACTGGGTCATTCCAAATGTGATGACTGTGGTCCAGTACAATCAGATAATTGTGGCCACCTATGTTATTTAATCCAGAAAGACTTAATCTGAGCTTCATCAAACATGCTGTGATTTGAAAACACATTACAACCGTTTGTCACTGTATTGCTTGTTACTGGACAGATAACGGAACCAGTAGCCAAATTTTTGTCATAATCTTGGGAATTACAGACACATATTGATTACACCTTCTATCATACAGTTGTCAACTCTGTAAGAATATTTCATTCACTTTTGAAAGTTGAGTTAACCACTTGAAAAATGAAGAAGGCATAATTAATACTCTCATGCAACTTTTGAATATCACTGAGGAAActtaaattattcaaatatttgcagAAGTCATGTAGTCTGCCAACCTATCTGTCAGTGGTTATCTGTTATTTTGTGGATTTTTGGTACAGACATTCTTCATAAACAAATCTTGACAATATTACTATCAAGTTCTTTAGTGATCAATGAATGCAATGCATTGATGCTACAAATGAAGAAATTAGTAGACAGCGCCCTCATGTGGTATAGTCTGACCAattgaaatacattttaatAGTGCGAGAAGGAAGGTTGCTCCATTCTTAGAGACTAATGGATTTTGTTTGCTTACAGACGATGCCAAATCTGGTGTATCAATGAATTTGAAGAATTCGGAAGATTTTGAGCTTTCATTTGATTTTAAATGCTTCAATAATTGCAGTGTCATTGTGACTGTGGAGACGACAGAAAAAGATAAGCCATACATGGTGCACTATATTACCACCAGAGACGTTATCGCTAGACGAGGAACTCATGTATATTATGGGATAGGACACTGTAGACAGTGGAGGACTATAACCAGAAATGTCATGAATGACATACGAAAAGGTATCGGGCAGACGAATGGTAAGTCTGTCAAAAAGCTGAAGGTGACAATAAGTAATATAGTGAAAATTACGGTACAAGGTTTCGGCCGGATTGACAATGTGCTTTTGTCCACCACTGCACATATGGCTCATTTCTATGAAGCTGCAAACTGGCTGTTACGAAATCAAGATGAGCATGGCGGTTGGCCCATTTGGGTGACGCGGATTCTGGCAGATGAGATGGGAGAGCTGCCTCCTGGCTGGTACTCTGCGATGGGACAAGGACACGCTATGTCCACACTAACACGAGCATATCGTAAAACTGGCAATCAAGAATACCTCAGTGCTGCACTTAAAGCGACAAAACCTTTCAAGTTGTTGTCATCGGAAGGTGGCGTAAAAGCAGTATTTTTGGATAAATATCCGTGGTACGAGGAGTACCCTACAAAACCCAGTTCGTTTGTCCTGAATGGATTTATTTACAGTTTAATCGGCCTTTACGATCTTATGACGACTGCTCCGCCGGCCCAAAGAGGGGAAGCAGAGAGACTGTACAGGGAAGGCATGGCATCGGTTAAAGCTCTTCTCCCGATGTTTGACACCGGTTCAGGGACAATTTACGACTTGAGGCACATCACCACCGGAGTCGCTCCGAAGCTTGCCAGGTGGGACTACCACACAACACATATCAGTCAACTTCAGCTGTTGAGCAGTATTGACAGTGATCCAATCTTCAGGACAACAGTGGAGAGATGGATCGGGTACATGAAAGGGAAACGAGCAAAACATAACTGAGTTTGTTCTTATATCGCCAACTCACAAGCAAACAACACATCACAAGTTCCAATACGAGCCAGGCCTGTCCAGATCAGGGGAGTCCGCATGAGGAGTTTGACACATGGAATATGATCTTGAGAGGCAAAAGGATACTGATTGTCTCTTCAAGAGGACAACAACATCTCGTTTTCACAAATTCATGATCAGACAGTTGTCATGTAAGTAAGAGGTTGCAGATGCTGTCACAGTACTCAGTAAATAAAACTGAGAAACAATTTTGCAATTCATTTTCCCAaagtttaatttgaaaaaaatcactgtCATTGTTTGATGTCAAAACAAGCCatatcagctttaatttttaaatgttacagAAACTTTAATTTCATGTCAGATGCAACCTTTCTGAGAATTACGGTATAGCACTTGATTATTCCACAATAGGACATTCTAGTTTGGTCCTTTCTGATAAGTTATTGGCATATGTTTTACAATTGTGTACAGAGATACTCTTGGAGAAAGGTTTTACTCCTGTGCATTCTCATTTACTTCAGTAGTTTCTGATGAGTCTTCGTTAATAATACCTTATCATATTTATTTAATTCCTCTGTGACTGGCTGACAAACTCGCTGAAAAAGAACacaacttttaaaagacatgATACTCCAtaattgaaatgcaaaatgtatTCTCTGTACCAAGATTGCCTTGCTCTCTCCAGAGGGATACCTTGTGAGCTTTGAAACAAATATGTGTAGTAGGTGATACATTTTGTGTAATATGTATACATTAATATGTATATGCTGTATGAGATGACATACATTTTGATACAttgtaatatttatcaaaatgttaCACATAGCATAGTAAGTGATATATCTTGTGTAATATGTGATACATGTTGTTACATTGTATAACATGCATGATATACATTTTGATACATTGTGTATGTTAACCCAAAATGCTACACATGTAGAGACATGTAGCATAGTCACAAAAAGACCTAGTATGTAGCAAGTTACACATTATAACACTGTGACAGAGTAAAACATGACAACACAGTGTGTGTCACATGATATACTGTATGACATGAACCTATTCAAAGGCGATGTTTCTTACATGATTGTATCAGTGACACATTATGTGTAACATGTAATACCTGTTACATAGCATGAGACATACTCTGTTGGGCATGTGACATTTTATGTGACATTGAAAATCTTACAAGCACGTGACATTCTGTACAGCATGTGAGATATTTCGTATCATATGTGACACATTCTGTATGACATACATCACATATTACACAACCTGTGATACATGCTATGGTATGCCAAACATATTTGTGTAGCATGTTGCACATTTAAAGCATTAGTCTGCTGTGGAAATGTTGGCTATGGGAAATATAATCATTAGCCCATATTGGGCTGGTAGGCGACAGAATGTGGATATATTGGCCACAAAGAAGTATTTTTGGCTCATATTGGGCAGATAGAATATCTATTGAAAGTACAATACTATATCACTTCAATGCGGGTAAATAGTACAGACTATTTAGTGTAGCCACAAGAGGAGGTGCCTGTATAGAACTTTGTACAAAGTTTTATGATATTTTCGGTGTTAATGAGTCCAGTGCGGGGAGTCTATTGAATAAGCCATTACAACACATGAGGTTTCTATTTACTTCAAATTAGAAGGTGAAACCCTCATGTGTAAATGTACAGGGCACAAGCCATAGATCCATAGAGGAATGTATTTGATACTCTGCACACTGTAATTTACCAAAGTTTCAGAGGTGTAGTCGGGCTGATTTCTTaagtttgttattgttgtcaggTTGCTATGGTTACCAAGCTTCTTATCTATTTATGTATATCATTATAATTTAATGTAATTTCTTGAATAATTAAGGCGTTAGATAATGTCCCAGTGTATGAAGCATAAATAAGCATTGCTTTTTGTGATCTTTTGTCGTAAGATGTGAAGGTATCTCATTTGAGCATGTGCGAGTTGATGTTGTAGAGCAACATCATGTTATCACCACAGCAACAGTCCCAAAGGCCTGACTTATAAATGTTAATAGTGTTAATAAGGACATTAACATCATGTAATCGTCAAATTAGCCTGTATTTTGTGAATGGAATCCTACCACACACTCTGTAATCAAATTCAACCCGGAAGTGAATAACTTGTTGATGGGGAGCAGTGGAAAATTATGAGGAGAGCTGGGAAAATTTTCAAACGTTATGGTGAAAAGTTAAAATGAACTAAAATATTCCgaacagaaatttacaatttctttggaacTGTAGAATTGTACAGAGAGTTGCATAGTTTTCTCACATCAGATGGACATATTGACAAGCATTTGGTAGCTTATAATGATAATGCATTTATGATGAACTCATATTCATAACCCTGATCAGAAGTCCCTCACAACAGTATTGCATAAATCTTTGATTGTTGTCTGTTTGTCATTATAACACATTGCCCATCAACCAGCTGGGAGAAGTTTTGCACCTTGTGTCAGCCATCGAGCCAGTCTCCGATAAACACAGCGGCACAGATGGTGAAGTGGATCTTACTAGAAGTTCTTGCTAACAATACTGGCCATATTTAGAACTTTGTtgcaaaatcatcaacagtagAAAGATGCTGCGTAGTGACAAATATAGAGAGCACAAAGTATGCCATTCAGTCATTTTTAGCATTCAGTTGATTTCAAACACAGTACATCATGCAAAGATACTACTACATATTGACactgaaattctctcattttgatCTCAACATatcatttcttaattaaaatgtaaattatttattaaaaaaaattcaaatgacttattttttctctaaACGAGCCAGGCAAAAGCTAAAAATGCGGCACTTTGTTAACCTACTCTCTGTTTTTCTCAACCTTTCACACCATACTGTGGAAAATAGTCCCTTTTAAAATGTCACTTCTTTCAGATGATAAGCAGGTTTCTTCCTATGTCATTTGTAAAAACCAGATAGTTCCTTGCCTCTTTCAAGATATCATCAAAAGATGAGctgaaattaattaaattgCATCTCTGAAATGCCAGCCTGAATGTTTCAGGCGACTTTAATTGAATTGAAGTAAACTTGAAAGGAAACTTGTatgttagaaaaaaaaaaacgatatgaCTTCTCAATCGGTACATGGAACTTTAACACCAGTTAGCCATTACAAGTAACGATGGGATAATTGTTTTTATGGTTGTGCTTTTTATGCTGAATGTCAGGATCTCAAGTAGAAGTATTTCATGACATTACTTGTgcttacaaaattacaaattttaggAAACTACTGTATAATTCCCATGATCCAAAAGTATTACCAAAGACTAAGACACTAGTAATgtgcaaaataaaattggtaagAAAGGGAGAAAAGATTGATTTGTTGTCGGCATGATTTAGAAAAGATCCATCACTCAGTGTCATATTTCTTGCTGGATTGACATTTACGAGTTCAAAGGTCTGAGTTCAAAGGTCGTTGCTTTTGGCAATTAAATTGACATGAAGGGGAAGAGCACTTGGAGAGGCAACATTTTGATTTCTAGTTTTCAAAGAATTGAGAGGATACAAATTTGATGTGCACATTTGAAATTGAACCCCTTATCAAGCTAAAAGATGGTCATTTTTACAAAGCCATTTTCACTAAAAAATTTTCTTGGATCGTTTTCTTTATCTATTATTGGGATGCTATGTAGCTCAGTGACACAGTTCCTTATTAGTGCTCTTGGCTGCTTTGTTAAATTAACAACTGCTTGTTGTGTATAGAAGACAGTACTTCATTTCCATGTATACGGCTTGCACTGTTTTTCAAACAGTACTAAATTTTTACAATGTTTCTATGTTTGGTGTTGGTGTTTCTACTTCAGTAGTTAGAGGAACGGCTGATGCTGAGAGCCAAAGTGGTTATCTGGAGATGTGATAAAAAGTTTCAATAAAGCCATAGCACATGCACTTCTGTCTCACAAAATTAAAAGTCATACAGCTAAGGTAAATATTATAGTACATATATAACAATTGCTGCATAATACTTCAATACACTATCACATTCTCAGAAAATGTATCTGTAGTTTATTTGAAATGTATCTTCACTGCTGTCTTTTGGTATAACCCCCATTGTTTCTTATTGTAAAGCTGGACCTCTACATGGGAAAATGGGATTAGAGGGGTGTGGTTATCACATACCAGTTATTACCAAATCCACAGGAACTTTAAGTTCCATTAGACGTAGAAACTGGTTCAAACTAACTGTGTACATGGGTGACTTTGCGTAATTATGAATTCTGTGTTCTGTTATTCtcgtcattttaatttcaaaactatccCCTGATGCCCACCATACAGCAGAAAACTGGCAgtaattgacctttgacctccgaCCTGTCAACCTCTACAGAACCGATATCACTATCGTTGGTGTACAAATGTACTCGTTTCTGATTCACAGAGACAAATTGTGAAATtataaacataaatattttaaCATGCGACAACAAGATGTAGATGGTAGGACCTTCACATAGCACTAGTTACAAAATGGGTACACAGATTGGACTTTTAAGATGGCAAATTTTTAAATCTGCATGAGATAAAATTTAGATTCTATGGTTCTCCAGAAGGTTCTCCACTGTACAGCTATAAATAGGGAGATGATTGAATTCAAAGTGTTGTTTTGTCAATGCCGGTAAGGTTATAGATGATTAATAAATcctgaaatatttttgatataacaacaaatgaaaacagtataatatttatgtatttaagtGGGTAACGGGGTCTGATTATTAGGTAGTTTCTTGTGAAGTTGACATGCCTTGTCAATGGTATGTATGATATCTCTATCTGTCCTTAGCTTTCTTGTTACGCCTTGGCAAACACATTTCTTCATCATAAAACCCTGAGATGCTTAAATTGTAATTGACATCTGACATAATTTTGCTATTAGGTTTTATCTGATATTAGAAGCTGTGTCACCTCGTTTTGCTGTGTATTACTTTATAGGACGTCCATCCGTCCCGTTTTCAAATAAGTCAGTGAGCTTTTACTCTGGAGCGCATTAAATTATAATGAATCGATGTTCGACTTTGTCAGGTTATTATCAATCTTGTCATGAAGCTCTGTCCATCACTGTCACTTTTCATGTAGGTTTCAGAAAAATTACTTTATTTTTGCTGTGCCCAGGGACGAATGAAATGGTTCTCAATGTCCTTGATTTATTTCGTGTAGCGAAATTGTCTCGTTAAATTGCTTGTTACGCTTTCCTGGCATTGTCAAGCTGGCAAAGTTTGAGACACTTTTGACTTTCCAAAAGGAACATAAACCTTTGTCTCCTATTGCTTCAGCTCGCtgtcaattttgtcacattgAGATGCATGTGTGGTGgcataattttgaaaagaattgatATCACAACGTATGGAAGTGACACATCTTGATGATGGTAATCGCTTGATACACCATCATACCtgtgaaattcataaaaacttcttGGTTGGACAACAATGATTGAAATTGATCACCGTTGTTTTCAAACTTGAtaacaagaaaataaattatGACATCACCTGCAAAAATGTACAGAATGAATTAAAATGGCAACATTCTGTACAATACAGCAAAACTGGTCTATTTTTTACACCCTGGTGAACGGACACTGTCCTCAATATAGAGGTGTTTTGAACAGACAGATAATCTTATTCGATTTTGATTGTCGGATCAGAAACCTGCCCACACTGTAAAGGTTTCCTGATCAAAGAGGTGTTTTTGAGGACAGGTTACTAGTGACATGTAAAATAGGAAATTTAATGCAAGCAGACAATCCCTAACAGTAGGTTGATGTTCTACCCTGTGTACATCCTATCACAGCATCTCTTATCAATGATGCAATCTCCTGGAAAATCTATCTGTGAAGATTATAATTTAAGCAgtgttttggaaaattttttaattgaattttcACAGGACATAAATTATATGCCATACAATGTGATGTCACAGTTTTAATCATTTTGCTGTTCATTTTGAATAAGAACTGGGTACAATCAAGCAAAGGAGGGGACAGCGTGAATTTTGATTTTAGAGTCCTGTCCACATTCCCTGGCATATGTGCTACATGtgctgttattgttgtttgGCGCCCTCTAGCGGCAAACCATGCACAGAAATTAGCATtcagtcaaaatatgtgttgcCTGTGCATCTGGCAACCGTCCCTCCATGACCACAAAGGAACAATAATTGAAGTTGCAGGAAGTAGtgattgagttatcaaagaagtgtaaatttgttctttttgtcaagcaacTATTTCCGAGATACTGTGAGAGACATTACACCGCAAGCAAGTTGATCATGCACTGTTATCTTAAAGAAAAATGTATTataaattttaagaaatgtaAGGACACTAATGGAAGACGTCAGATTTTATCAAACGTTTCGCCTGTGACAATTTCTGAAATGCTTTGGACAGAATAATTTTATCcgcatttattttgtttgtgtgttcagTTCTCAGGCGACAACTCAAGTAAGCTTGCGTCTCCTCTTTTAAGTGACACAATTGACATCTCAATGAATTCGGGAATTACAAAATGGTTATTTCTTCTcatgtatttgtatatttttgcaactGTGCTGGCCGGTTTTCGCCAGATGTAATTGGAGTCACTTTTATCGTTAACTTTGATGAACAAGCACAAATCTTCTTGTCTTTGTTAAATTTggaaaataaatgttattttacCTAGATAATACCAGCGCAGTGTCTTAGTTATTTATACCCTCATATACACCTCACAGATATTTTGGCCATCAGAGAACGTGGATACTTAGGGTACTTGGTACCTTGAGAGTGAAaggcttcaacttttgctcaaactctcctcaacaaaactttaaactattctcataaaaaatcaagaataaaatttaagGGTCtcggtgcaaattttgataccagagaaaaaaatcactCGATATGTACCTATgtgtgaaattcaaatggccgccgtccctgtgttatctATAAGGGAGGAAatgaaattcctgattttcacaaaactgagcaactgaaaactttattttactcCACAGCTTCagtgagcccctacaagtgctAGGCTAAAAGAATGTTCTAAATTTTTcgagaatatctgtccccgaggtacaTTCTACCTCAAAACACTTGAAGAGGTTCATATTTGGGGTAGAAAACCTCActtttgtattaatgattaaaatgaaTAAGTCAAAAAATGCTACTTTGTGACACgtaatatcaattttcaaataaGAGAATATGTAGaataaacaattttgttttgtattatcTATGCTCATTCTTacaagtcagatgttgaattgaCTGACATTCAAgtaaaagtgatgaaaattagGGTAGGAAAATGCAAAACttattgtcaaacaaaatagcAGTTTTGTTGTACAGTATTTTGAAGAACAAAATGGGAAAATTTAACAGTATTTGACCTGGTCAGAGTGGAGTTAACTTTTTGAAATGTCGGAAACTGGAGGAAAAAGAAGCAGCAATATCAGGTGATTTGGATAAATTTGCACATCTTTCTCATCAAACTTAATACAGGTTGATGTTAAAAGGTGAaacaaaccaatattttaatttttggtagCAAATTAATGGCATTGAATGAATCTCTGCAAAAAGGgtattttgagcaaaatgcaCGGTGTTAAAGGCAACACAACCTGACATTGCGTCTTTCAATATTGAAATATGTAGAGTTCAATGAGTTATAAACGGCAAGATCTTTCATTCCAGGAAACGGGGCCCCTGACTGCAGTAACCCTTTTTATGTTTATTATAAATCTAAGTTGTCATCACAAATCGAATTGCATAATAATAATGCTGAGGAGCAAATTTCCATATTGTGAAATGAACGATATATTTTGATTCTGGAAGTTTTCAATCTGTGCCTAACAATTTAGACTGCTCTTTTCAGAAAGCATGATAAAATTCAGGTACATCATTAATGGGTTTCACCCTACAAGAAACGCTCAGGCGCCAGAGACGTTCCTTCAAAAGGGCGCCCTCACTTTCCTCGAAAGAAGTAGTGTCGGAGCCTTGGAAAGTTTTCTGAAAAGAACGAATAAATCTAAAGCGATCAAGACTTTGAAGAACTGATTGTATTCTTTGATGTAAACCATTATAAAaccttagttttgtatttaataaTGATTTAAAAAATGCTATTTTGTGACATGTAATATCTAATTTGAAACTAGAGAATATGCAGATTGAACAACAATTCCTTCATTTGATACTGCT harbors:
- the LOC139137306 gene encoding D-glucuronyl C5-epimerase B-like codes for the protein MRIFSSRANFKLLVATSVSFAFFTLLLWSRCDSSLDSHDTSSVQLISHDHDPKLRHLEDSGGNEPSLVNVPPSGQRYQPIECLINNEYKVDGRREGAEVYLPFSFIEKYFEVYGKIAEYDGYERFEWQHSYSKVYYPKEIYNPEGLFMSFDHYNVELRDRVKCISGVEGVPISTQWGPQGYFYPIQIAQFGLSHYSKNLTEPKPRVTVYENGEGQSLPKWVLSDAKSHVENILDEEKSSRVIEFITQDDAKSGVSMNLKNSEDFELSFDFKCFNNCSVIVTVETTEKDKPYMVHYITTRDVIARRGTHVYYGIGHCRQWRTITRNVMNDIRKGIGQTNGKSVKKLKVTISNIVKITVQGFGRIDNVLLSTTAHMAHFYEAANWLLRNQDEHGGWPIWVTRILADEMGELPPGWYSAMGQGHAMSTLTRAYRKTGNQEYLSAALKATKPFKLLSSEGGVKAVFLDKYPWYEEYPTKPSSFVLNGFIYSLIGLYDLMTTAPPAQRGEAERLYREGMASVKALLPMFDTGSGTIYDLRHITTGVAPKLARWDYHTTHISQLQLLSSIDSDPIFRTTVERWIGYMKGKRAKHN